The Monodelphis domestica isolate mMonDom1 chromosome 7, mMonDom1.pri, whole genome shotgun sequence genome window below encodes:
- the CHST13 gene encoding carbohydrate sulfotransferase 13, whose translation MLYDSNQLQHSPLHLAHQKRRELLNQVCDRYTRKRRLLSPEDLRHLVVDDEHGLLYCYVPKVACTNWKRVMMVLTGGGKYRDPLDIPAHEAHVPANLKTLADYSPAEINRRLRAYLKFLFVREPFERLVSAYRNKFTRSYNTAFHRRYGTKIIQRHRKHPSPEALARGDDVRFEEFLYYLIDPHTRKEEPFNEHWERAHSLCHPCLVHYDVVGKYETLEEDAAYVLSLVGADQAGVHFPTSSKITHTTGSEAAHFFEGISPFYQRRLFNLYKMDYLLFNYSIPSYLRLR comes from the exons ATGCTTTATGACAGCAACCAG cTCCAGCACTCCCCTCTCCATCTGGCCCACCAAAAACGGAGGGAGCTTCTAAATCAGGTGTGCGACCGCTATACCCGTAAGCGTCGCCTGCTGAGCCCCGAGGACTTACGCCATTTGGTCGTGGACGATGAGCACGGCCTGCTGTACTGCTACGTGCCCAAAGTGGCCTGTACCAACTGGAAGCGAGTGATGATGGTGCTCACGGGAGGTGGCAAGTACCGGGACCCCCTGGACATCCCGGCCCACGAGGCCCACGTGCCGGCCAATCTGAAGACACTGGCAGACTATAGCCCAGCCGAAATCAACCGGCGGCTCCGGGCCTACCTCAAGTTCCTCTTTGTTCGAGAACCCTTTGAGCGCTTGGTCTCGGCCTATCGCAATAAGTTTACCCGCAGCTATAACACAGCCTTCCACAGGCGATACGGCACCAAAATCATCCAGCGCCACCGGAAGCATCCCAGCCCGGAGGCCCTGGCGCGGGGCGACGATGTCCGCTTTGAAGAATTCCTCTATTACCTGATAGATCCCCACACTCGGAAGGAAGAGCCATTCAACGAGCACTGGGAGCGGGCGCATTCCCTCTGCCACCCCTGCCTGGTCCACTACGACGTGGTGGGCAAATACGAGACCCTGGAAGAGGATGCTGCCTACGTGCTGAGCCTCGTCGGGGCTGACCAAGCGGGCGTCCACTTCCCGACCTCCTCCAAGATCACACACACCACGGGCAGTGAGGCGGCCCACTTCTTCGAGGGCATCAGCCCCTTCTACCAAAGAAGACTCTTTAATTTATATAAGATGGACTATCTGCTGTTCAACTATTCTATCCCCTCCTATTTGCGGCTCCGGTAA